One genomic region from Fibrobacter sp. encodes:
- a CDS encoding type II toxin-antitoxin system Phd/YefM family antitoxin, with protein MKNIRPVSDLRNNFAEISRQVHESDEPVILTKNGYGDMVVLSMEAFENLAFQCEILNKLQEAEREAEITKKRYSTKSVLNEIKAMF; from the coding sequence ATGAAAAACATTCGCCCTGTTTCTGATTTGCGTAACAATTTCGCCGAAATTTCGCGTCAAGTTCACGAATCAGACGAACCCGTGATCCTTACAAAAAATGGCTACGGCGACATGGTCGTGCTCAGCATGGAGGCCTTTGAAAACTTGGCTTTCCAGTGCGAAATTTTGAATAAACTACAGGAAGCAGAACGGGAGGCGGAAATAACCAAGAAGCGCTACTCCACAAAAAGCGTCCTTAACGAAATCAAGGCCATGTTCTAG
- a CDS encoding branched-chain amino acid aminotransferase, with the protein MQIDLNNVDWKTLPFGYSDTDYNVRCYYRNGQWGKIEVSSDKNISIHMAATCLHYGQEGFEGLKAYTGKDGKVRLFRVDENAKRMQSTANRVLMAVPPIELFREMAHLVTKLNARFVPPYGHGATLYIRPLLIGTGAEVGVKPADEYLFMMFVCPVGPYFKDGFKPVDMMISRNYDRAAPQGTGTVKVGGNYAASLQSLAEAKKLGYSSTIYLDAKEKKYIDECGPANFFGIKGKSYITPKSESILPSITNKSLQQLAEYLGYTVEKRPVAFEELTEFSETAECGTAAVITPIKKIVDPVAGKEFTYGDGKNPGPVCTELFTKYTAIQFGEAEDPFGWTEVVDL; encoded by the coding sequence ATGCAGATTGATTTGAATAACGTGGATTGGAAGACTCTCCCCTTCGGTTACTCCGACACCGATTACAACGTTCGTTGCTACTACCGCAATGGTCAGTGGGGCAAGATTGAAGTTTCCTCCGACAAGAACATCAGCATTCACATGGCAGCAACCTGCCTCCACTACGGTCAGGAAGGTTTCGAAGGCCTGAAGGCTTACACCGGCAAGGATGGCAAGGTCCGTCTGTTCCGCGTGGATGAAAACGCAAAGCGCATGCAGAGCACTGCAAACCGCGTTCTCATGGCTGTTCCGCCTATCGAACTTTTCCGCGAAATGGCTCACCTGGTCACCAAGCTGAACGCTCGCTTCGTTCCGCCCTATGGCCATGGCGCAACCCTTTACATCCGTCCGCTCCTCATCGGTACTGGCGCAGAAGTTGGCGTGAAGCCCGCTGACGAATACCTGTTCATGATGTTCGTCTGCCCGGTTGGCCCCTACTTCAAGGACGGCTTCAAGCCCGTTGACATGATGATCAGCCGTAACTACGACCGCGCCGCTCCTCAGGGTACCGGTACTGTCAAGGTTGGCGGTAACTACGCAGCTTCCCTCCAGTCTCTTGCCGAAGCCAAGAAGTTGGGCTACTCCAGCACCATCTATCTGGATGCCAAGGAAAAGAAGTACATCGACGAATGCGGTCCGGCAAACTTCTTCGGTATCAAGGGCAAGTCCTACATTACCCCGAAGTCCGAATCCATCTTGCCGTCTATCACCAACAAGAGCTTGCAGCAGCTGGCTGAATACCTTGGCTACACTGTTGAAAAGCGTCCGGTGGCTTTCGAAGAACTGACTGAATTCTCTGAAACTGCAGAATGCGGTACCGCAGCTGTGATTACCCCGATCAAGAAGATCGTGGACCCCGTTGCCGGCAAGGAATTCACCTACGGCGATGGCAAGAATCCGGGCCCTGTCTGCACCGAACTCTTCACCAAGTACACCGCTATCCAGTTCGGCGAAGCTGAAGACCCGTTCGGCTGGACTGAAGTGGTCGACCTGTAA
- a CDS encoding type II toxin-antitoxin system RelE/ParE family toxin, translating into MYTVEYLPLALNDLKGIAKYIAEALGSPQTAIKVVTEITDNLEKIREFPYSATLFTPLKPLSHEYRQLVVSSYSVFYWVTDAAQTITVARVLHSRRNSGDHLSDNKAKEYR; encoded by the coding sequence ATGTATACCGTTGAATACCTACCCCTGGCCCTGAACGACCTAAAGGGAATTGCAAAGTACATTGCAGAAGCTTTAGGCAGTCCGCAAACGGCAATAAAGGTCGTTACGGAAATAACCGACAACCTGGAAAAAATTCGAGAATTTCCATATTCCGCAACATTGTTTACACCGTTAAAACCACTTTCTCACGAATATCGTCAATTGGTGGTAAGCAGCTATTCCGTCTTTTACTGGGTTACTGACGCGGCCCAGACAATCACAGTCGCACGAGTCCTTCACAGCAGAAGAAATTCAGGCGATCACCTAAGCGACAACAAGGCAAAGGAATACCGCTAG